A single region of the Drosophila takahashii strain IR98-3 E-12201 chromosome 2R, DtakHiC1v2, whole genome shotgun sequence genome encodes:
- the LOC108061384 gene encoding uncharacterized protein, whose translation MLRLIYIYYGTLLPGWNTLRAFGHGQRHFIDLWLKYWVIYALLQAFGVFTDFLIGGLKFYGALKLILSICLWFSAPYSTNQLFNIIKNYIMGMLEPIFDQGDRWHQTLGRNLFRSLIQTQLVKTIMPKNQDEQIKRPRVNDHLLKRELSNLMAEIERDQADQCQQRCHQAYNLDRLDRDSMHNVIEYLSQRIGDQEEKAYPPRRYNSRIH comes from the coding sequence ATGTTGCgtctgatatatatatattatggaACTCTCCTTCCCGGTTGGAACACCTTGAGGGCCTTTGGCCATGGACAACGGCACTTCATCGATCTCTGGCTAAAATACTGGGTGATCTACGCACTGCTGCAGGCATTTGGTGTCTTCACTGATTTTCTAATAGGTGGACTGAAATTCTACGGCGCTCTCAAGCTAATCCTGTCCATATGCCTCTGGTTTAGTGCCCCTTACAGCACCAATCAGCTATTTAATATAATCAAGAACTACATTATGGGTATGTTAGAGCCAATCTTCGATCAAGGTGATCGCTGGCATCAAACACTCGGAAGGAATCTTTTCCGCAGTCTTATACAAACGCAACTGGTGAAAACAATCATGCCAAAGAATCAGGATGAGCAGATAAAAAGACCCCGGGTGAATGACCATCTATTAAAGCGAGAGCTTTCCAATCTCATGGCCGAAATCGAAAGGGATCAAGCCGACCAATGCCAGCAGCGGTGTCATCAAGCATACAATTTGGACAGACTGGACCGTGATTCAATGCACAATGTCATCGAGTATCTATCCCAAAGAATAGGGGATCAAGAAGAGAAAGCATATCCACCTCGTCGATACAACAGCAGAATCCACTAA
- the LOC108061377 gene encoding uncharacterized protein encodes MATLTHLFLWIGLWYISQVHGIAKFTNIECLSADENFTSISLCRLYAVKRDVVEMSLRANILRWPKGRVAMRMQLLKKASGYKPFLYNICQSDVCEYLEKRNHPFINIILNSFGNKTNVNKCPIPPEIILEHFRFPLKVLDMMPLPSGDYGLFTTFSFHQKELAQVKVYFTLTEYR; translated from the exons ATGGCCACGTTGACGCACCTTTTCCTTTGGATTGGGCTGTGGTACATTTCGCAG GTCCACGGAATTGCCAAATTCACAAACATTGAGTGCCTGAGTGCCGATGAGAACTTTACCAGCATTTCTTTGTGCCGACTGTACGCCGTGAAAAGGGATGTGGTGGAAATGAGTTTGAGGGCCAACATACTACGGTGGCCAAAAGGTCGAGTAGCG ATGCGCATGCAGTTGTTGAAGAAGGCCAGTGGATACAAGCCTTTTCTATATAATATCTGCCAGTCGGATGTGTGCGAATATCTGGAGAAACGGAATCATCCCTTTATAAATATCATTCTGAACAGTTTCGGCAATAAAACCAATGTAAACAAGTGTCCAATTCCA cccgaaattattttagagcACTTTCGCTTCCCTTTGAAGGTCTTAGATATGATGCCCCTGCCATCTGGAGACTATGGACTATTCACCACCTTCAGTTTCCATCAAAAGGAACTAGCCCAGGTTAAGGTGTATTTCACACTTACCGAATATCGCTAA
- the LOC108061376 gene encoding receptor expression-enhancing protein 1: MCFFSCISRFLFFVYGTLGPAWHTYKTLNSGDEEFLAWAKYWIVYAFLVTFEVLADIFLSWLPLYMPTKFLLVLWIVLSAPSANVWIFDAILRPMLAKRQEQIDHFLHRGKDKLLSDAFSSVTHLLARSQTTVLPFMSHLWSRSSTSLPDPVTANDLVDATGGGAGGLASEDTDSPTASLRTSAQNLSSGSSPVDSLMFVNDDSEEIQMGISKATTQLHLDKSVNDLAKKNIMSMESSGILNRRNQRKPRISKTPNNESATGISSKAKLNAQKEDFHDDVEDLLAKARIEANGQEVRQQRQLTNRRRL, encoded by the coding sequence ATGTGTTTCTTTAGCTGTATATCGAGGTTCCTGTTCTTCGTTTATGGCACTTTGGGACCGGCATGGCACACCTACAAGACACTCAACAGCGGGGATGAGGAGTTCCTGGCCTGGGCCAAGTACTGGATAGTCTACGCCTTTCTGGTCACCTTCGAGGTGCTGGCCGACATCTTCTTGTCGTGGCTGCCGCTCTACATGCCCACCAAGTTCCTTTTAGTCTTGTGGATCGTCCTGTCTGCTCCGTCAGCCAATGTCTGGATATTCGACGCCATCCTGCGTCCGATGTTGGCCAAGCGGCAGGAGCAGATCGATCACTTCCTGCACAGGGGCAAGGACAAGCTCCTGAGCGACGCCTTCTCGTCGGTGACTCATCTCTTGGCCCGTAGTCAAACCACAGTGCTGCCTTTTATGTCCCATCTCTGGTCAAGATCGAGTACCTCTCTGCCGGACCCTGTGACTGCCAACGACTTGGTGGACGCCactggaggaggagctggtggCCTGGCTTCGGAGGATACTGATTCGCCTACCGCCTCTCTTCGCACATCCGCCCAAAATCTGTCCAGTGGCTCCAGTCCCGTGGACAGCCTGATGTTCGTGAACGATGATTCGGAGGAGATTCAGATGGGCATTTCAAAGGCCACCACCCAGCTGCACTTGGATAAATCCGTTAACGATCTGGCAAAGAAGAACATCATGTCAATGGAGTCGTCTGGAATCCTTAATCGCCGCAATCAACGCAAACCGAGAATATCCAAGACGCCTAACAATGAGTCTGCTACCGGTATTTCCTCCAAAGCAAAGCTGAACGCTCAGAAGGAGGACTTCCATGACGATGTTGAGGATCTGCTGGCCAAGGCGAGGATCGAGGCTAATGGCCAGGAAGTCCGTCAACAACGTCAGCTGACCAACCGTCGCCGTCTATAA
- the Ssrp gene encoding FACT complex subunit Ssrp1 — protein MTDSLEYNDINAEMRGVLSSGRLKLTDQSIIFKNTKTGKVEQISAEDIDLINSQKFVGTWGLRVFTKSGVLHRFTGFRDSENEKLGKFIKDAYRQEMVEKEMCVKGWNWGTARFMGSVLSFDKESKTIFEVPLSHVSQCVTGKNEVTLEFHQNDDAPVGLLEMRFHIPAVESAEEDPVDKFHQNVMSKASVISASGESIAIFREIQILTPRGRYDIKIFSTFFQLHGKTFDYKIPMDSVLRLFMLPHKDSRQMFFVLSLDPPIKQGQTRYHYLVLLFAPDEETTIELPFSESELRDKYEGKLEKEISGPVYEVMGKVMKVLIGRKITGPGNFIGHSGTAAVGCSFKAAAGYLYPLERGFIYIHKPPLHIRFEEISSVNFARSGGSTRSFDFEVTLKNGTVHIFSSIEKEEYAKLFDFITQKKLHVSNMGKDKSGYKDVDFGDSDNENEPDAYLARLKAEAREKEEDDDDGDDSDEESTDEDFKPNENESDVAEEYDSNVESDSDDDSDASGGGGDGDSDAAKKKKEKKAEKKEKKEKKHKEKERTKKATKKKDTGKPKRATTAFMLWLNDTRESIKKENPGIKVTEIAKKGGEMWKELKDKSKWEEAAAKDKQRYQDEMRNYKPEAGGGSDNEKGGKATKKRKTEASPSKKANSSGSGFKSKEYISDDDSTSSDDDKAKSKDNEPAKKKSKPTSDGDAKKKKSKSESEPEESEEASNASDEDEEDEDEEDEASD, from the exons ATGACGGACTCACTGGAGTACAACGACATAAACGCCGAGATGCGCGGTGTCTTG TCTTCGGGACGCCTCAAGCTGACCGACCAGAGCATCATCTTTAAGAACACAAAGACCGGCAAAGTGGAGCAGATCTCGGCGGAGGACATAGACCTGATCAACTCGCAGAAGTTCGTGGGCACCTGGGGACTGCGGGTGTTCACCAAGAGCGGGGTGCTCCACCGCTTCACGGGATTCCGCGACAGCGAGAACGAGAAGCTGGGCAAGTTCATCAAGGATGCCTACCGGCAGGAGATGGTCGAGAAGGAGATGTGCGTCAAGGGCTGGAACTGGGGCACCGCCCGCTTCATGGGCTCCGTTTTGAGCTTCGACAAGGAGTCGAAGACCATCTTCGAGGTGCCCCTGTCGCACGTTTCCCAGTGCGTCACCGGCAAGAACGAGGTGACCCTCGAGTTCCACCAGAACGATGATGCGCCAGTTGGTCTGCTGGAGATGCGGTTTCACATACCCGCCGTGGAGTCGGCCGAGGAGGATCCGGTGGACAAGTTCCACCAGAACGTGATGAGCAAGGCCTCGGTCATCTCGGCCTCCGGAGAGTCCATCGCCATATTCAGGGAGATCCAGATCCTTACGCCTCGCGGTCGCTACGACATCAAGATCTTCTCCACCTTCTTCCAGCTGCACGGCAAGACGTTCGACTACAAGATTCCCATGGACTCGGTGCTGCGGCTCTTCATGCTGCCGCACAAGGACAGTCGGCAAATGTTCTTCGTGCTCTCCCTGGATCCGCCCATCAAGCAAGGACAGACGAGGTATCACTACCTGGTCCTGCTGTTCGCTCCCGATGAGGAGACCACCATTGAGCTGCCCTTCTCCGAGTCCGAGTTGCGCGACAAGTACGAGGGCAAGCTGGAGAAGGAGATCTCCGGGCCGGTCTACGAGGTGATGGGCAAGGTGATGAAGGTGCTGATCGGCCGAAAGATCACCGGACCCGGCAACTTTATCGGACACTCTGGCACGGCGGCCGTGGGCTGCTCCTTTAAGGCCGCAGCTGGTTACTTGTATCCCCTGGAGCGGGGATTCATCTACATCCACAAGCCACCGCTGCATATTCGCTTCGAGGAGATCAGTTCGGTGAACTTTGCCCGCAGCGGCGGCTCCACGCGCTCCTTTGACTTTGAAGTCACGCTCAAAAACGGAACCGTTCACATTTTCTCCTCCATCGAGAAGGAGGAGTACGCCAAGCTCTTCGACTTCATCACACAGAAGAAGTTGCATGTGAGCAACATGGGCAAGGACAAGAGTGGCTACAAGGATGTCGACTTTGGCGACTCGGACAACGAGAACGAGCCGGATGCCTACCTGGCTCGCCTCAAGGCGGAGGCCAGGGaaaaggaggaggacgacgacgatggCGACGACTCGGATGAGGAGTCCACGGATGAGGACTTCAAGCCCAACGAAAACGAGTCGGACGTGGCCGAGGAGTACGACAGCAATGTGGAGAGCGATTCGGACGACGACAGCGATGCCAGTGGCGGAGGTGGAGATGGTGACAGCGATGCCGCCAAaaagaagaaggagaagaaggcCGAAAAGAAGGAGAAAAAGGAGAAGAAGCACAAGGAGAAGGAGCGAACA aaaaaaGCCACCAAGAAGAAGGACACCGGCAAACCCAAGAGAGCAACAACCGCCTTTATGCTCTGGCTGAACGACACGCGCGAGAGCATCAAGAAGGAGAACCCCGGCATTAAGGTAACCGAGATTGCCAAAAAGGGCGGCGAGATGTGGAAGGAGCTGAAGGACAAGTCCAAGtgggaggaggcggcggccaaGGACAAGCAGCGCTACCAAGACGAGATGCGCAACTACAAGCCTGAAGCAGGCGGCGGCAGCGACAACGAGAAGGGTGGAAAGGCGACGAAGAAGCGCAAGACAGAGGCTTCTCCGTCGAAAAAAGCAAATTCCTCCGGCAGCGGCTTCAAGAGCAAGGAGTACATTTCCGACGATGATTCCACCAGTTCCGACGACGACAAGGCCAAGTCCAAGGACAATGAGCCCGCCAAGAAGAAAAGTAAACCCACATCCGATGGCgatgccaaaaagaaaaagtccaAGAGCGAAAGCGAACCGGAGGAGAGCGAGGAGGCCAGCAATGCGAGCGATGAAgatgaggaggatgaggatgaggaagaTGAGGCCAGTGATTAG
- the LOC108061448 gene encoding gastrulation defective protein 1 homolog produces MQRGKISFGKIQLNINKAPAQPKSNETAEEGDAKESPEASGSGGGGFKKMDKQQMIRQIEDVAEDLESQHLKEVMGISGFGRKAAQVFDINEQIEKARITRPGLDKKREDSKQEEEEAEEEGDVIGPLPPAAATDTDKSTKEASKEEDSDDDSSDEDSDDEQSLVKRIPYTHEVQMQHGSRAVLALAGDPSGARLVSGSIDYDMCFWDFAGMDSGMRSFRQLQPCENHPIRSLQYSVTGDMILVISGNAQAKVLDRDGFEKLECCKGDQYISDMSRTKGHVAQLTSGCWHPFNREQFLTAALDGTLRIWQGLKAKEQVQVIKTRAQGGLRTNAASCNFNRDATLIAAGCVDGSIQTWDTRKMYVNTTHCVRDAHQKGSEITSIVFSYKGQELATRSNDETMKLWDLRQFKKPLHTWTNLFSRYDTTDCCFSPDDRMLVTGESLPKGQTEANLYFYSTRTYEEVQRIPVANSHVVKTLWHPKLNQLFVSCGNGTIKCYYDETRSIRGAKLCVVKTHRKRQPMEMVGVSQIITPHALPLFRQEKSRTSRKRMEKARLDPVKSKRPDLPITSGQGGRVASSGGTLSSYVIRNLGLSKRVDDDQDPREAILKYAKDAAENPYWIAPAYKQTQPKAIFSEKLPADEPATKKPKTEADK; encoded by the coding sequence ATGCAACGTGGTAAAATCTCCTTCGGGAAAATTCAGCTGAACATCAACAAAGCGCCCGCCCAGCCAAAGTCCAATGAAACCGCCGAGGAAGGAGATGCCAAGGAATCCCCAGAAGCCAGTGgaagtggaggaggaggattcaAGAAGATGGACAAACAGCAGATGATTCGGCAGATCGAGGATGTGGCCGAGGACCTGGAGAGCCAGCACCTGAAGGAGGTGATGGGCATCAGTGGATTCGGACGCAAGGCGGCCCAAGTGTTCGACATCAACGAGCAGATTGAAAAGGCCAGGATAACCCGCCCGGGATTGGACAAGAAGAGGGAGGATTCtaagcaggaggaggaggaggccgaggaggaggGGGACGTAATAGGTCCGCTACCTCCAGCTGCAGCCACAGATACTGACAAATCCACGAAGGAGGCTTCGAAAGAGGAAGATTCCGACGATGACTCCTCCGATGAGGATTCGGACGACGAGCAGAGTCTCGTAAAGCGCATACCCTACACCCACGAGGTCCAGATGCAGCACGGATCCCGGGCTGTGCTCGCCCTGGCCGGGGATCCTTCGGGCGCCCGCCTGGTCTCCGGCTCCATTGACTACGACATGTGCTTCTGGGACTTTGCCGGCATGGACTCCGGCATGCGCAGCTTCCGGCAGCTGCAGCCGTGCGAGAACCATCCCATACGCTCGCTGCAGTACTCCGTGACCGGCGACATGATCCTGGTCATCTCCGGAAACGCCCAGGCCAAGGTGCTCGATCGCGATGGCTTCGAGAAGCTGGAGTGCTGCAAGGGCGATCAGTACATCTCGGACATGTCGCGCACCAAGGGTCACGTGGCGCAGCTAACCTCGGGCTGCTGGCATCCCTTCAACCGGGAGCAGTTCCTGACCGCAGCCCTGGATGGCACCCTGCGCATCTGGCAGGGACTGAAGGCCAAGGAGCAGGTGCAGGTGATCAAGACGCGGGCACAGGGAGGCCTGCGCACCAACGCGGCTTCATGCAACTTCAACCGGGACGCCACACTGATAGCAGCTGGATGTGTAGATGGTTCCATTCAGACCTGGGACACCCGCAAAATGTACGTGAACACAACGCACTGCGTGAGGGATGCGCATCAGAAGGGCTCCGAGATCACCTCCATTGTGTTCTCTTACAAGGGACAGGAGCTGGCCACGCGGAGCAACGACGAAACCATGAAGCTCTGGGATCTGCGGCAGTTCAAGAAGCCGCTGCACACCTGGACGAACCTGTTCTCCCGCTACGACACCACAGACTGCTGCTTCAGTCCGGACGATCGGATGCTGGTCACCGGCGAATCCCTGCCCAAGGGTCAGACGGAGGCCAATCTGTATTTCTACAGCACCAGGACCTACGAGGAAGTGCAGCGCATTCCGGTGGCCAACTCGCATGTGGTGAAGACCCTGTGGCACCCGAAACTCAACCAACTGTTCGTGAGCTGCGGCAATGGCACCATCAAATGCTACTACGACGAAACGCGCAGCATCCGAGGCGCCAAGTTGTGCGTGGTGAAGACGCATCGCAAGCGGCAGCCCATGGAAATGGTGGGAGTCTCGCAGATCATCACGCCGCATGCTCTGCCCCTGTTCAGGCAGGAGAAGTCGCGCACCTCGCGCAAGAGGATGGAGAAAGCTCGCTTGGATCCCGTAAAGTCCAAGCGGCCCGACCTGCCCATCACCAGCGGTCAGGGCGGCCGAGTGGCCAGCTCCGGCGGCACTCTCTCCTCCTACGTCATCCGCAACCTTGGCCTGAGCAAGCGGGTGGACGACGACCAGGATCCCAGGGAGGCCATCTTGAAGTACGCCAAGGATGCGGCCGAGAATCCCTACTGGATAGCCCCGGCCTACAAGCAGACCCAGCCGAAGGCCATCTTCTCCGAGAAGCTGCCCGCCGACGAGCCGGCCACCAAGAAGCCCAAGACAGAGGCAGACAAATAG
- the Nxt1 gene encoding NTF2-related export protein, whose protein sequence is MNSELKAKIESCARTADTFTRLYYASVDNRRHQIGRLYLDNATFSWNGNGATGREMIERYFLELPTSSHQMNTLDAQPILDQAVANQLTYLILASGTVKFAHQPVRNFQQTFIVTAENDKWKIASDCYRLQEVMV, encoded by the exons ATGAATAGC GAACTCAAAGCTAAGATTGAAAGCTGCGCTCGCACGGCGGACACCTTCACGCGTCTTTACTACGCCTCCGTGGACAACCGACGCCAT CAAATTGGTCGCCTTTACCTGGACAACGCGACCTTCAGCTGGAATGGAAACGGGGCCACCGGTCGCGAGATGATCGAGCGCTACTTCCTGGAGCTGCCGACGTCCAGCCACCAGATGAACACCCTGGATGCTCAGCCCATTCTCGATCAGGCTGTGGCCAACCAGCTGACCTACCTAATCCTGGCCAGCGGCACCGTCAAGTTTGCCCATCAGCCCGTCCGCAACTTCCAGCAGACCTTCATCGTGACGGCCGAGAACGACAAGTGGAAGATTGCCTCCGACTGCTACCGCCTGCAGGAGGTGATGGTCTGA
- the pippin gene encoding facilitated trehalose transporter Tret1-2 homolog — translation MSAERDDEYLKFVPHSKSYQVVPGAEFQCKLGNHNSRKLSTIDEQDDDVANRRGMMHQILATCAVLLLSAGCGMPIGFSAILLPQLMDTNSTEIPIDLDTGSWIASVHSLATPFGSLLSGPLADYLGRRRTLILSVIPLLLGWSTLAIAKSLNVVLFARFLCGFATGILGGPGQVYIAETAEPNLRSLLIGAPYVAYSSGILLVYSLGSMMYWRSVAWCANILPLLAMVSISCIPETPAWLLRNGHEQRALQALSFLRGSEISAQNELNDMKQRLAKERVTTRTNENIFQLCCQRVAIKPLVIVIVFSLLQMFSGTFIVIFYAVDMISEFGAAFDSKQAAIGTAVVRVICCMIFCVILIFVRRRRIMIVSGIGSGLFCLVLSVYQYARHGQPKMSYDVLVGGGCLLGYIIFNTALMVMPGIMIGELFPARIRGRTAGGVFASMNVALFIFAKKFPALQAMLKMRGVFLVFGVSSFLLTAFMCMFQPETKGRSLEHIEDYFNGNNWLWFRRDRGYKTVNLQPLQPLKENRGTDA, via the exons ATGAGTGCCGAGAG AGATGACGAATACCTCAAATTTGTGCCCCACTCAAAGTCGTATCAAGTGGTTCCAGGAGCTGAGTTTCAGTGCAAACTGGGCAACCACAATTCCAGAAAACTTTCGACCATCGATGAGCAGGATGATGATGTGGCCAATCGGAGGGGTATGATGCACCAG ATTTTGGCCACTTGTGCCGTTCTTTTACTTTCCGCTGGCTGTGGAATGCCCATTGGATTTTCGGCCATCTTGCTGCCCCAATTAATGGATACAAATAGCACTGAGATCCCCATAGATTTGGATACGGGTTCTTGGATCG CCAGTGTCCACAGTTTGGCCACTCCTTTTGGTTCCCTGCTTTCGGGACCCTTGGCGGATTATTTGGGCCGCCGCAGGACCCTAATCCTTTCGGTTATTCCCCTCCTGCTGGGCTGGAGCACATTGGCGATTGCCAAGAGCCTCAATGTGGTACTCTTTGCGCGGTTCCTGTGCGGATTTGCAACCGGAATTCTGGGTGGACCCGGACAG GTCTACATTGCCGAAACTGCGGAGCCCAATTTAAGAAGTCTGCTGATCGGTGCTCCCTACGTGGCCTACTCCTCGGGAATCTTGCTGGTCTACTCCCTGGGGTCCATGATGTACTGGCGGAGCGTGGCCTGGTGCGCCAACATCCTTCCCCTGCTGGCCATGGTGTCCATATCCTGCATCCCAGAGACTCCTGCCTGGCTGCTTCGCAATGGCCATGAGCAGCGCGCCCTGCAGGCACTGTCCTTCCTTCGGGGCAGTGAAATTAGTGCCCAGAACGAGTTGAACGACATGAAGCAGCGATTGGCCAAGGAGCGAGTGACCACCAGGACCAATGAGAACATCTTCCAGCTGTGCTGCCAAAGGGTGGCCATTAAGCCGCTGGTCATCGTGATCGTCTTCTCCCTGCTGCAGATGTTCTCCGGCACCTTCATCGTGATCTTCTACGCCGTCGATATGATTTCGGAATTCGGAGCCGCCTTCGATTCCAAACAGGCGGCAATTGGAACGGCAGTTGTCCGGGTGATTTGCTGCATGATCTTCTGTGTGATCCTGATCTTCGTTCGCCGCCGTAGGATCATGATAGTGTCTGGAATCGGTTCGGGCCTGTTCTGCTTAGTGTTGAGTGTCTACCAGTATGCCAGACACGGTCAGCCCAAAATGTCCTACGACGTTTTGGTAGGAGGCGGTTGCCTCTTGGGTTACATTATCTTCAATACAGCACTGATGGTAATGCCGGGCATCATGATTGGTGAGCTATTCCCGGCCAGGATCCGCGGCAGGACAGCTGGCGGCGTGTTTGCCTCCATGAACGTGGCTCTCTTCATCTTCGCAAAGAAGTTCCCCGCCCTGCAGGCCATGCTCAAAATGCGCGGAGTCTTCCTGGTCTTCGGAGTGTCCAGTTTCCTGCTCACCGCCTTCATGTGCATGTTCCAGCCGGAGACGAAGGGACGCAGCTTGGAGCACATCGAGGACTACTTCAACGGGAACAACTGGCTGTGGTTCCGGAGGGATCGTGGCTATAAGACGGTCAACTTGCAGCCCCTGCAGCCGCTGAAGGAAAATCGGGGGACGGACGCATAA
- the LOC108060645 gene encoding uncharacterized protein, with amino-acid sequence MRLTGPVNMTRWMLLLVTSITFAHLVKADENCTGLDWLDETQLLQMRGNNDKNNTLENFRDLYLYANLGNNEQLEFPSKDLRQYGRIVCMVILLHIGTISMTRLLLVTIALDPLVKADENFTDFYWPNETQLWNDSENTNGQNSTELYLDTLVDSSTVGQSFANTTNNGQIETSSKNIGPHRHYARFVFMVLLLHIAVVGVGITIYSCVYCKFRTLKRRSRREAQRRLQMTNLRTEHIPNSRDCPCHGCILAREMLQGLIMQQLQELAEC; translated from the exons ATGAGACTGACCGGCCCGGTAAACATGACCAGGTGGATGTTGCTACTGGTCACCTCGATAACCTTTGCTCACCTGGTTAAAGCTGATGAAAACTGTACGG GTTTGGATTGGCTCGATGAAACGCAGCTGCTGCAAATGCGCGGGAATAATGACAAAAACAATACTCTCGAGAATTTCAGGGATCTGTACTTGTATGCTAATCTTGGGAACAATGAACAATTGGAATTTCCTAGTAAAGATCTAAGGCAATATGGTCGCATTGTCTGTATGGTTATCCTATTACACATTGGCACTATAAGCATGACCAGGTTGCTGCTGGTCACGATAGCCCTTGACCCTTTGGTCAAAGCCGATGAAAACTTTACGG ATTTTTACTGGCCCAATGAAACGCAGCTCTGGAACGATAGCGAAAACACTAATGGACAGAATTCCACTGAATTATATTTGGATACGCTGGTAGATTCCTCTACTGTTGGCCAGTCCTTTGCCAATACGACCAACAATGGACAAATTGAAACTTCAAGTAAAAATATTGGGCCACATAGGCACTATGCTCGCTTTGTCTTCATGGTTCTCCTGCTACACATTGCCGTAGTGGGAGTCG GGATCACCATCTACAGCTGTGTGTACTGCAAATTCAGGACCCTAAAGAGGCGCTCAAGGAGGGAGGCGCAACGGCGCCTGCAAATGACGAACCTGCGGACAGAGCACATTCCCAATTCGCGTGATTGCCCCTGCCACGGATGCATTTTGGCCAGGGAAATGCTGCAGGGTTTGATCATGCAGCAGTTGCAGGAATTGGCGGAATGCTAA